The Desulfitobacterium chlororespirans DSM 11544 genome contains a region encoding:
- a CDS encoding RecQ family ATP-dependent DNA helicase, whose translation MKLITFIDTEIDPKSKKILDIGSVKGDGSTFHSNSVAGFASFLKGSEYLCGHNILNHDLRYLENTLHAASLNTAKIIDTLYLSPLLFPNRPYHALLKDDKLQTEDANNPLNDSIKARDLFFDEVTTFQQADSTLKVIFYMLLKGQKEFSAFFHFIGYQGNFLFLEKLIREKFQRKICAKADLAKFIDKYPVELAYCLALLNATDRYSITPPWVLKNYPAAERIIFLLRSNPCLEGCAYCNEALDIHQGLKRFFGFSAYRAYGGEPLQEKAVQAAVANKSLLAVFPTGGGKSITFQVPALMSGVNTKGLTVVISPLQSLMKDQVDNLERAGITEAVTINGLLDPIERAKSYERVENGSASLLYISPESLRSKTIEGLLLGRNVVRFVIDEAHCFSAWGQDFRVDYLYIGDFIKVLQEKKGLSEGIPVSCFTATAKQKVIEDIRSYFQEKLSLDLEVFSANASRVNLRYEVFEKNEEEKYNALRDLLEGKKCPTIVYMTRTHAAYALAERLSKDGYQAKPYHGKMDKQEKSANQDAFIQGQVQIMVATSAFGMGVDKKDVGMVIHYEISNSLENYIQEAGRAGRDEEISADCYVLFNDEDLSKHFVLLNQTKLSIQEIQQVWKAIKELTRFRPRVSQSALEIARKAGWDDTVMDIETRVKTAITALEEAGYIRRGQNVPRIFANSILSRTVIEALEKIEQSRRMDERQRGQAVRIIKKLFSSKSGKHLTDEEAESRVDYISDHLGIPKGEVIEVVNLLREEKVLADHKDLAAYIKKSENRNRSLNVLKTFCQIEKFLLTVIENQEIVFHIKELNEQAEEKGCSEATPGKLRTILNFWTIKNWIRRQTAAHSRNHIAVMALEEKEILEAKLEQRYELAQFILEYLFAKTNSISVEEGQKDEVLVEFSVLELKEEYENRSTLFRSQASVKEIEDALYYLSKIEAIKIEGGFMITYQGLTIERLEQNNRKNYKTEDYQKLEQFYQNKVQQVHIVGEYARKMIRDYQAALQFVDDYFRLNVSIFLNKYFPGSRQNEIKRNITPAKFKQLFGELSPTQLKIINDRESQHIIVAAGPGSGKTRILVHKLASLLLMEDVKHEQLLMVTFSRAASNEFKKRLLNLIGNAANYVEIKTFHSYCFDLLGKVGTLEKSDEIIQETIKRIKNGDVEPGRITKTVLVIDEAQDMDAHEFALINALMDRNEEMRVIAVGDDDQNIYEFRGASSEYMVNLILEKRAKLYELVENYRSKSNLVDFSNQFAERIPLRLKDTPIIAHQSDLGAIKLVCYCSNHLITPLVQDILSAELAGTTCILTKSNEEALQITGLLVKNGLQAKLIQSNDGFSLYNLLEVRFFLSWLGLAEGIFTISVEVWNSAKRKLKERFACSLNYELCVNLIREFEVVHPKLKYKSDLEIFIRESKLEDFLGGDSETIFVSTIHKAKGREFDNVFLMLENFSLGTEEAVRQLYVAMTRAKRNLTIHYNGNYLDRITAEGLEQVKDSEEHLPPRLLAWQLTFKDIWLDFFCYPQHQQRINKLTSGDELTFDGEGCRNSAEQLVLKFSQKFRNQLESIRQRGYTSGKARIRFIVYWLKEGTEQEVRIVLPELYFERE comes from the coding sequence ATGAAGCTGATCACCTTTATCGACACCGAAATTGATCCGAAAAGCAAAAAAATACTAGATATTGGTAGTGTAAAAGGCGATGGTAGTACCTTTCACTCCAATTCAGTAGCTGGCTTTGCCTCTTTCCTGAAAGGAAGCGAATATCTTTGCGGGCATAACATCCTTAATCACGATCTGAGATACTTGGAAAATACCTTGCATGCCGCGAGTCTTAATACTGCCAAAATTATCGACACTCTCTACCTTTCCCCGCTTCTATTCCCCAACCGTCCTTATCATGCTCTGCTTAAGGACGATAAACTGCAAACGGAAGACGCCAACAACCCCCTCAATGATTCCATCAAAGCCAGAGACCTTTTCTTTGACGAAGTTACCACTTTTCAACAGGCAGATTCCACTCTCAAGGTCATTTTTTATATGCTTTTGAAAGGCCAAAAAGAGTTCAGTGCCTTTTTTCACTTCATCGGCTATCAGGGAAACTTCTTATTTCTTGAGAAACTGATCCGGGAAAAGTTTCAGCGCAAGATCTGTGCCAAGGCGGATCTGGCCAAGTTCATTGATAAATACCCGGTGGAGCTGGCGTATTGCCTGGCCTTGCTCAATGCCACTGACCGCTACTCCATAACCCCGCCCTGGGTCTTGAAAAACTACCCGGCTGCGGAACGGATCATATTTTTACTAAGAAGCAATCCCTGTTTGGAGGGGTGTGCTTACTGCAATGAAGCTTTGGACATTCATCAAGGCCTGAAGCGTTTTTTCGGCTTCAGTGCCTATCGGGCTTATGGCGGAGAGCCGCTGCAGGAAAAGGCAGTTCAGGCGGCTGTCGCCAACAAATCCCTGTTGGCAGTATTTCCTACCGGGGGCGGGAAGTCTATCACCTTTCAAGTTCCGGCTCTGATGAGTGGAGTCAATACTAAAGGCTTGACTGTGGTGATTTCCCCTTTGCAATCCCTGATGAAAGACCAGGTGGATAATCTGGAACGAGCGGGGATCACCGAGGCCGTGACCATCAATGGGCTGCTTGATCCCATCGAAAGAGCCAAGTCCTATGAACGGGTGGAAAACGGTTCGGCATCTCTTTTGTATATTTCCCCGGAGTCCCTGCGCTCCAAGACCATCGAGGGTTTGCTCCTGGGCCGGAATGTGGTTCGTTTCGTGATTGACGAGGCCCACTGCTTTTCAGCCTGGGGCCAGGATTTCCGGGTGGATTATTTGTATATCGGAGACTTCATCAAAGTCCTGCAGGAAAAGAAGGGCCTAAGCGAAGGCATCCCGGTCTCCTGCTTTACGGCCACCGCCAAACAGAAGGTCATTGAAGATATCCGGAGCTATTTCCAGGAGAAGCTGTCCCTTGATCTGGAGGTTTTTTCAGCTAATGCCTCCAGGGTTAATCTGCGCTACGAAGTGTTTGAGAAGAATGAAGAAGAAAAGTACAATGCCTTGCGGGATTTGCTGGAAGGGAAGAAATGCCCCACCATCGTTTATATGACCCGCACTCATGCCGCCTACGCTCTGGCGGAACGGTTGAGCAAAGACGGTTATCAGGCGAAGCCTTATCACGGCAAGATGGATAAGCAGGAAAAATCGGCCAACCAGGATGCCTTTATTCAGGGTCAGGTCCAGATCATGGTGGCAACCTCCGCTTTTGGCATGGGGGTGGACAAGAAAGATGTGGGCATGGTCATTCACTATGAGATCTCCAATTCCCTGGAGAATTACATTCAGGAGGCAGGGAGAGCGGGCCGGGATGAAGAGATCTCTGCCGACTGCTATGTCCTGTTTAATGATGAGGATCTGAGCAAACACTTTGTCCTCCTGAATCAAACCAAACTCAGCATCCAGGAAATCCAACAGGTCTGGAAAGCCATTAAAGAGTTGACCCGATTCCGGCCCCGGGTTTCCCAATCCGCTTTGGAGATTGCCCGCAAAGCCGGTTGGGACGATACCGTCATGGATATCGAAACCCGGGTTAAGACGGCGATCACCGCTTTGGAAGAAGCCGGCTACATCAGACGGGGCCAGAATGTGCCGCGGATTTTTGCCAACAGCATTCTCTCTCGCACGGTTATAGAAGCCTTGGAGAAAATTGAGCAATCCCGGCGCATGGACGAACGGCAGAGAGGGCAGGCTGTACGGATCATCAAGAAGCTTTTTTCCAGCAAGAGCGGAAAACACCTGACAGATGAAGAAGCGGAATCCAGGGTGGATTATATCTCCGACCATTTAGGCATTCCCAAAGGGGAAGTCATCGAAGTGGTCAATCTGCTGCGGGAAGAAAAGGTCCTGGCTGATCATAAAGATCTGGCGGCCTACATTAAGAAATCCGAAAACCGCAACCGCTCCCTGAATGTCCTCAAAACCTTTTGCCAGATCGAGAAATTTCTGCTGACGGTGATCGAAAACCAGGAGATCGTTTTTCACATCAAGGAGCTTAACGAGCAGGCCGAAGAGAAGGGCTGCTCTGAGGCCACCCCAGGCAAGCTAAGAACCATCCTCAATTTTTGGACCATCAAAAATTGGATTAGACGTCAGACCGCAGCCCATTCTCGAAACCATATCGCTGTCATGGCCCTTGAGGAAAAGGAGATTCTGGAGGCTAAGCTGGAGCAGCGCTATGAGCTGGCCCAGTTCATCCTGGAATATCTTTTTGCCAAAACCAATTCTATCTCCGTGGAGGAAGGTCAAAAAGATGAGGTTCTGGTTGAATTCTCTGTACTAGAGCTCAAGGAAGAATATGAAAACCGGTCGACATTATTCAGAAGCCAGGCTTCAGTCAAGGAAATTGAGGATGCTCTTTATTACCTGAGCAAAATAGAAGCCATCAAGATCGAGGGTGGCTTTATGATCACCTATCAGGGACTGACCATTGAACGCCTGGAGCAGAACAACCGCAAAAATTATAAAACTGAGGATTATCAAAAGCTGGAGCAATTTTACCAAAACAAGGTGCAGCAAGTACATATCGTCGGTGAATATGCCCGGAAGATGATTCGGGACTATCAAGCGGCCCTACAATTTGTGGATGATTATTTCCGGCTCAATGTCAGTATCTTTTTAAATAAATATTTTCCGGGCAGCCGGCAAAACGAGATTAAGCGGAATATTACCCCGGCCAAATTCAAACAGCTTTTTGGGGAACTGTCACCCACTCAATTGAAGATCATCAATGATCGTGAATCCCAGCATATTATTGTAGCAGCCGGGCCCGGAAGCGGTAAGACTCGGATTCTGGTGCATAAATTGGCTTCCCTGCTCCTCATGGAGGACGTGAAGCATGAACAACTATTGATGGTGACCTTTTCCAGGGCAGCTTCTAATGAATTCAAGAAGCGTTTGCTGAACCTGATCGGAAATGCGGCCAATTACGTGGAGATCAAAACCTTCCATTCCTATTGTTTTGATTTGCTGGGAAAAGTGGGAACCCTGGAAAAATCCGATGAGATCATTCAGGAAACCATCAAGAGAATTAAGAACGGGGATGTTGAGCCAGGTAGAATAACGAAAACTGTTCTGGTCATCGATGAAGCTCAGGACATGGATGCTCATGAGTTTGCCTTAATCAATGCTTTGATGGATCGGAATGAAGAGATGCGGGTCATTGCTGTAGGGGATGATGACCAGAATATCTATGAGTTCCGAGGTGCCAGTTCTGAGTATATGGTGAATCTGATCCTGGAAAAGCGGGCCAAACTGTATGAACTGGTTGAAAACTACCGTAGTAAAAGCAATCTGGTGGATTTCAGCAACCAGTTTGCCGAGAGAATCCCTCTACGCTTGAAAGATACGCCGATTATCGCGCATCAAAGTGATCTGGGGGCAATAAAGCTGGTATGCTATTGCAGCAATCACCTCATCACCCCTTTGGTTCAGGATATCCTCTCGGCAGAGTTGGCAGGAACGACTTGTATCTTAACCAAAAGCAATGAAGAAGCGCTTCAGATCACGGGATTGTTGGTGAAAAACGGTCTTCAGGCCAAGCTGATTCAATCCAATGACGGGTTTAGTTTGTACAACCTTCTGGAAGTTCGTTTTTTTCTTAGCTGGCTGGGTCTGGCCGAGGGAATATTTACAATCAGCGTTGAGGTTTGGAACAGTGCTAAACGCAAGCTAAAAGAACGGTTTGCCTGCAGCTTGAATTATGAGCTCTGCGTCAATCTGATTAGAGAATTTGAGGTTGTTCACCCCAAACTCAAGTACAAATCCGATCTGGAAATTTTTATCCGGGAATCCAAGCTTGAAGATTTTCTGGGGGGAGACAGCGAAACGATCTTTGTTTCAACCATCCATAAAGCTAAAGGAAGGGAGTTTGATAATGTCTTCCTAATGCTAGAGAACTTCAGCCTGGGCACAGAGGAAGCGGTACGACAGCTGTATGTGGCCATGACCCGGGCTAAGCGCAATTTGACCATCCACTACAACGGAAACTATCTGGATAGGATCACAGCGGAGGGTCTTGAACAAGTTAAAGATTCAGAGGAGCACTTGCCGCCCCGTCTCTTGGCCTGGCAATTGACATTTAAGGATATCTGGCTGGACTTTTTTTGTTATCCTCAGCATCAGCAGCGGATTAACAAGCTGACCAGCGGAGATGAGCTGACGTTTGACGGGGAAGGATGCCGCAATTCTGCCGAGCAGCTGGTACTGAAATTCTCTCAAAAGTTTAGGAACCAGCTGGAATCGATTAGGCAGAGAGGCTATACTTCTGGGAAGGCAAGAATTCGTTTTATTGTCTATTGGTTAAAGGAAGGGACAGAGCAGGAGGTTAGGATTGTGCTGCCTGAGCTTTATTTTGAGAGGGAGTAA
- a CDS encoding MrcB family domain-containing protein, producing the protein MKEEFLSYIGKPDSLNNYSRSYKLVFYKCFFELMDGSGYASAHKVSNQFREYYLKRKHAGKIPDKDVDARIANIETSSIEDVYTIILNNPFKYISERKYILQRKDANGKDQFYLAPQLVQELSQEDLQDIRALVDTKLELYFSGIDEKSTTNLHDLFDRILNEYIHSKNETFANHAMGKLFRQGVVEALYKTIIDRDKYLVKGSVGQGNWATVPWVSILDPRVTTSATYGVYIVYLLSADGKTLYLTLNQGCTDLSNSMGKVEAIRQMRQVAQKVISSVDCGDFETSNSISLGNDLPSLAQMYEAGCICFKKYEQGKVPSEEVLRQDLSELLNIYQQYVALQSGEPTPSMMPSFWKISHGNAVFTSEEKAFYEQKRLAVVAADTKKKGRSKVSQSDDFMENMKAGDVFYLCYGNSVQYLCRLTSNELVPCPEKGQIWFGRPYEMIAKATEQIPYSGKSYWWAPNDNSTCIRVPENDLFPFEQNILKPYFDISIEELTGQMVVGGEEEMSVKDTIGRIKNYITAKGFSYNDGLIENFYLSLKSKPFVILAGISGTGKTRLVKLFAEAVGATSANGRYKLVPVRPDWSDSSDLFGHLDLNGKFVPGAIIDFVKKAEIDSAHPYFLCLDEMNLARVEYYFSDVLSIIETRDFDSSGKIVSERLVLDTYFGTDSDANGRYGKVSLPENLYIIGTVNMDETTFPFSRKVLDRANTIEFSYVDLLPQLIGEEAENERAQDLPNTFLKTKYLLLSQCATETEFVNELCTELQRINSILQHSNTHVGYRVRDEIVFYMLNNKNDELLNWDDALDNEIMQKILPRIQGSSASIKTMLCELFKHCAGDYEGYQTEDHNIGSKMYKAAQRANCKYKQSAQKIAFMVRRYEEDGFTSYWL; encoded by the coding sequence ATGAAAGAAGAATTCTTAAGCTATATTGGTAAACCTGACAGCCTAAACAACTATTCTCGCTCCTACAAGTTAGTGTTCTATAAGTGCTTTTTTGAGCTTATGGATGGAAGCGGCTATGCCTCAGCACATAAGGTTTCAAACCAGTTTAGAGAATATTACCTGAAAAGAAAACATGCCGGAAAAATTCCGGACAAGGATGTGGATGCTCGCATCGCCAACATTGAGACCAGCTCTATTGAAGATGTGTATACCATCATTCTCAATAACCCATTTAAATACATCAGTGAGAGAAAATATATTCTACAACGCAAGGATGCCAATGGTAAAGATCAATTCTATTTGGCCCCGCAACTTGTTCAGGAGTTATCCCAGGAAGATTTGCAAGACATTCGAGCCCTGGTAGACACCAAACTAGAACTGTACTTTTCTGGGATTGACGAAAAAAGTACCACCAACCTGCATGATTTGTTTGACCGCATTTTGAATGAGTATATCCATAGCAAAAACGAGACATTTGCAAACCACGCCATGGGAAAGCTTTTCCGTCAAGGTGTAGTGGAGGCCTTATATAAAACCATCATCGACAGAGACAAGTATCTGGTCAAAGGGAGTGTTGGACAGGGAAACTGGGCAACTGTGCCTTGGGTATCTATCCTTGACCCTAGGGTCACTACATCTGCGACCTATGGGGTTTATATTGTCTATTTACTTTCAGCTGATGGTAAAACACTATACTTGACTTTGAACCAGGGATGCACAGACTTAAGTAACAGCATGGGCAAAGTAGAAGCCATCCGACAGATGCGTCAAGTTGCGCAAAAGGTAATCTCCAGTGTTGATTGTGGAGACTTTGAAACAAGCAACTCAATCTCCTTAGGAAATGACTTGCCATCATTAGCACAGATGTATGAAGCCGGATGTATTTGTTTTAAAAAGTACGAGCAAGGGAAAGTTCCAAGTGAAGAGGTTCTTCGCCAAGATCTATCTGAACTTCTAAATATCTATCAGCAGTATGTTGCTTTGCAAAGCGGAGAACCTACCCCAAGCATGATGCCGTCTTTTTGGAAGATTTCGCATGGAAACGCCGTATTCACAAGCGAGGAAAAAGCATTTTACGAGCAAAAAAGATTGGCCGTGGTCGCAGCTGATACAAAGAAAAAGGGTCGTTCAAAGGTGTCACAAAGCGATGACTTTATGGAAAACATGAAAGCTGGGGATGTATTTTACCTTTGCTATGGCAACAGTGTTCAATATTTATGTAGGCTTACCTCAAATGAACTCGTTCCTTGCCCTGAAAAAGGACAAATTTGGTTTGGTCGACCCTATGAAATGATAGCGAAAGCCACAGAGCAAATACCTTATAGTGGGAAATCCTATTGGTGGGCGCCCAATGATAATTCGACCTGTATCCGGGTTCCTGAAAACGATCTATTCCCATTTGAGCAGAACATCCTTAAGCCCTATTTTGATATTTCAATTGAAGAGCTAACAGGGCAGATGGTAGTGGGAGGCGAAGAAGAAATGTCAGTCAAGGATACAATAGGCCGGATCAAAAACTATATTACAGCAAAAGGGTTTTCTTATAATGACGGCCTAATTGAAAACTTCTATCTAAGCCTGAAATCCAAGCCATTCGTTATTCTCGCCGGAATATCCGGAACGGGTAAGACACGTTTGGTCAAGTTATTCGCAGAAGCGGTAGGCGCAACTTCTGCGAATGGTCGATATAAGCTGGTACCAGTCCGCCCAGACTGGTCCGACTCCTCTGATCTATTTGGGCATCTGGACTTAAACGGTAAATTTGTTCCTGGCGCCATTATAGATTTCGTGAAAAAGGCAGAGATTGATTCGGCACATCCCTATTTTCTATGTTTGGACGAGATGAATTTGGCCCGAGTTGAATATTACTTTAGCGACGTGCTGTCAATTATAGAAACCCGTGATTTTGATTCTTCTGGGAAGATTGTGTCAGAGCGACTCGTACTGGATACTTACTTTGGAACTGATTCGGATGCGAACGGGCGTTATGGAAAGGTCTCCCTGCCGGAGAATTTATACATTATTGGTACCGTCAATATGGATGAGACGACCTTCCCCTTTAGTCGTAAGGTTTTGGATAGAGCCAATACGATAGAGTTCTCGTATGTGGATTTGCTGCCGCAGCTGATTGGAGAAGAGGCAGAAAATGAAAGAGCCCAAGACCTGCCGAATACTTTTTTGAAGACAAAATATCTGTTGCTTTCCCAATGTGCAACAGAAACGGAATTCGTAAATGAGCTTTGCACAGAGCTTCAGAGGATCAATAGTATTTTACAACATTCAAACACTCATGTAGGCTATCGCGTAAGAGATGAAATCGTCTTTTACATGCTCAACAACAAAAACGACGAACTGCTTAACTGGGACGATGCATTGGACAATGAGATCATGCAAAAGATTTTGCCACGCATCCAAGGGAGCAGTGCGTCCATCAAAACTATGCTTTGTGAGCTTTTTAAGCATTGTGCCGGTGACTATGAAGGGTACCAAACCGAAGACCATAATATCGGTTCAAAGATGTACAAAGCGGCCCAGAGAGCGAATTGCAAATACAAACAAAGTGCCCAGAAGATTGCCTTCATGGTGAGGAGATACGAAGAAGATGGATTCACTTCATACTGGCTCTAA
- a CDS encoding DUF488 family protein: MNQETIHKRRRCEKISEISNQPTYKRQRFLLAFLRQLNDGVTATDLQKLVFLHTMTEGSDFYEFVPYKFGSYSFQLKEDLDILQRDGFATLEYMQDSTRIKAFGDFPRGASFRIAPERGNALIRRAYREYPYYAINSEITKKLFHGEELERFNNSKQAYTKTGQVLFTIGYEGKSIEAFINTLIQNDIRLLCDVRKNPLSRKFGFSKKKLEHITQTVGIRYVHIPDLGIDSDKRSSLETAEEFQSLFEDYAKTLPRRNEFLEGIYTLLRTNTRIALMCFEREPEMCHRHVIRDYIAKTYQVRSQDL, encoded by the coding sequence TTGAATCAGGAGACCATACATAAAAGAAGGAGGTGTGAAAAAATCAGTGAGATAAGCAATCAACCCACATATAAGCGCCAACGCTTTCTATTGGCGTTCCTCCGCCAACTTAATGACGGTGTGACAGCTACCGATTTGCAGAAATTGGTGTTCCTCCACACGATGACCGAGGGTTCAGATTTTTACGAGTTCGTTCCGTATAAGTTTGGCTCGTATTCATTTCAGCTGAAAGAGGATTTGGATATCCTCCAGCGGGATGGATTCGCGACCCTTGAATATATGCAAGATAGTACCAGGATTAAAGCCTTTGGTGATTTTCCGAGAGGAGCTTCTTTCCGAATTGCACCAGAGAGAGGCAATGCCCTTATCCGCAGAGCATACCGTGAATACCCGTATTATGCCATAAACAGCGAAATCACCAAGAAACTCTTTCACGGTGAGGAACTGGAGCGGTTCAATAACAGCAAGCAAGCCTATACTAAGACGGGGCAGGTCTTGTTTACCATAGGCTATGAAGGCAAGAGTATTGAAGCATTCATCAACACCTTAATCCAGAACGATATTCGATTATTGTGCGATGTCCGGAAGAACCCTCTTAGCCGTAAGTTCGGCTTTTCTAAAAAGAAACTCGAACACATCACACAGACAGTCGGAATAAGGTATGTTCATATTCCCGACCTTGGCATTGATTCCGATAAGCGTAGCTCCCTTGAAACGGCAGAGGAATTCCAAAGTTTGTTTGAGGATTACGCTAAAACTCTTCCACGCCGTAATGAATTTCTTGAGGGGATCTATACGCTGTTGCGTACAAACACCCGCATTGCTCTGATGTGCTTTGAACGCGAGCCCGAAATGTGCCATCGGCACGTTATCAGAGACTATATAGCTAAAACATACCAAGTAAGGAGCCAAGACCTATGA
- a CDS encoding restriction endonuclease-like protein: MDSLHTGSNELVYIQTDKVSLIIKGRAAHPNFQEAKYSEKDSTFKVFCYEEYELSLQGCAEPSVLSVNNSIYSGIYTIVPLFYEQQRYELIIEAMDGHTVAFWHDNLNVRNKVTRASRHHEILSGIINFGNEIGLSDLVIQVDGVNYLRIVIEVFPTKINYKDDYKSIVEDVTKEVYNIVFDLLKKTYLGYQQSDRVNNSPVEFFAVIRKIYTDFLKAIDMILAQPHHVLETTHEVLPNYKINRIDSQTIRWLEKHPEQVVVSNGRILAGRALAVKKQVTYDTKENRLAKYILESTAKKLVSFRRNYLHLQREEDQAVIAQIDDMIRNINRRCHTSFLAKITACEASSNMSLVFSMALGYRDLYKYYLMLLRGLSISGDVFNISIKDLALLYEYWCFIKLNSLMKDRYELISQDIIKVQGNGLFVSLVKGCGSKVKYRNPHTGETITLSYNPKKMDVPTVTQKPDNVLTLEKKGASVQYEYVFDAKYRINPALPGSDYYETISQRPGPEVGDINTMHRYRDAIVYRNGATPFERTMFGAYVLFPYSNEEEYRHHRFYQSIDKVNIGGLPFLPSATKMVTEMLDELISDSPESAFERAPLPRGIEEKLARTDWSVRDVLVGTLSNTAQLKICLQHRFYHIPVSRLDENSFPIRYVAIYQSIRLFGRDVGIRYYGEVTKCIPVKRSEIHEIPKNSEDLYYRLEIKEWKELAKPIRPKEKGFFARLLTNIFLLQHSSELPELSIRSEAEYRLYTELKRLANHTTINDEDNELGFKFNNQLIMFENGSIDLYKDGKICGKYGIEEFSRKPNAVFRRIFKDICSNEVE, encoded by the coding sequence ATGGATTCACTTCATACTGGCTCTAATGAACTGGTATATATCCAAACAGATAAAGTTAGCTTAATCATCAAAGGGCGGGCGGCACATCCAAACTTTCAGGAAGCAAAATATAGTGAAAAAGATTCAACCTTTAAAGTGTTTTGCTATGAAGAGTATGAGTTATCTTTGCAAGGATGTGCTGAGCCAAGCGTTCTATCGGTTAATAACAGCATCTATTCTGGTATATATACGATCGTTCCTCTCTTTTACGAACAACAGCGCTATGAGTTGATTATTGAGGCAATGGATGGGCACACGGTAGCCTTCTGGCACGATAATCTGAACGTCCGCAATAAAGTAACCCGTGCGAGTCGTCATCACGAAATCTTGTCTGGCATTATCAACTTTGGCAATGAGATCGGCCTTTCTGACTTGGTTATCCAAGTAGACGGTGTTAACTATCTTCGCATCGTCATTGAGGTGTTCCCCACAAAAATCAATTACAAAGATGATTACAAAAGCATTGTGGAAGATGTTACCAAGGAAGTTTATAATATCGTTTTTGATCTTTTAAAGAAAACCTACCTTGGCTATCAGCAAAGTGACCGTGTAAACAACAGCCCAGTGGAGTTCTTTGCTGTTATCCGAAAAATCTATACGGACTTTTTAAAGGCGATCGATATGATCTTGGCACAGCCCCATCATGTGCTGGAGACGACACACGAGGTTCTTCCCAACTATAAGATCAATCGAATTGATTCGCAAACCATTCGCTGGCTAGAGAAGCATCCGGAACAGGTCGTCGTATCAAACGGGAGAATTCTAGCGGGACGCGCCCTTGCCGTGAAAAAGCAGGTTACCTACGACACCAAAGAAAATCGCCTGGCAAAATACATATTGGAATCCACCGCAAAAAAGCTAGTGAGCTTTAGAAGGAATTACCTGCATTTGCAGCGCGAAGAGGATCAGGCCGTTATAGCTCAGATCGACGATATGATCAGAAATATAAATCGCCGTTGCCACACATCATTCCTCGCGAAAATCACTGCCTGCGAAGCTTCTTCCAACATGTCCCTTGTCTTTTCCATGGCGCTAGGCTATCGGGATCTATACAAATATTACCTGATGCTTCTACGAGGCCTTTCAATCAGTGGTGACGTGTTTAATATCTCCATAAAAGATCTGGCCCTTCTTTACGAATACTGGTGCTTTATTAAGCTGAACAGCCTAATGAAGGACCGGTATGAGTTGATTTCTCAAGATATTATCAAAGTTCAGGGAAACGGCCTTTTTGTATCTCTGGTCAAAGGATGCGGTTCAAAGGTGAAATACCGTAATCCCCATACAGGTGAAACCATCACCCTTTCCTATAACCCTAAAAAAATGGATGTGCCCACCGTTACCCAGAAGCCGGATAATGTCTTGACTCTGGAGAAAAAAGGCGCCAGTGTTCAATATGAGTATGTATTTGACGCTAAATATCGGATCAACCCGGCTTTGCCCGGATCGGATTATTACGAGACGATTTCCCAACGCCCTGGCCCGGAGGTCGGAGACATCAACACGATGCACCGCTACCGAGATGCTATCGTTTACCGTAACGGAGCCACACCTTTCGAACGTACCATGTTTGGCGCCTATGTTCTCTTTCCCTACAGCAACGAAGAAGAATATCGCCACCACCGTTTCTATCAAAGCATCGACAAAGTGAACATCGGCGGTCTTCCCTTTCTGCCATCTGCTACAAAGATGGTGACAGAAATGCTAGACGAGCTCATCTCCGATTCGCCGGAATCTGCTTTTGAGCGTGCGCCATTGCCACGGGGCATCGAAGAAAAGTTGGCAAGAACTGATTGGTCCGTCCGCGATGTTTTGGTCGGTACTTTAAGTAACACGGCACAGTTGAAAATATGCTTGCAACATCGGTTTTATCATATTCCGGTATCGAGATTGGATGAAAACAGTTTCCCGATCCGTTATGTCGCCATCTATCAGTCCATAAGATTGTTCGGCCGGGATGTCGGCATTCGCTACTATGGAGAGGTGACAAAGTGTATTCCTGTGAAGCGATCGGAAATCCATGAAATCCCCAAAAACTCTGAGGACCTTTACTATCGTTTGGAAATCAAGGAATGGAAAGAACTCGCAAAACCGATTCGGCCGAAGGAGAAGGGTTTTTTCGCGCGCCTTTTGACGAATATTTTTTTGTTGCAGCACAGTTCGGAGCTTCCGGAGCTGTCTATTCGCTCCGAGGCTGAGTATCGGCTGTATACTGAGCTAAAGCGGTTGGCGAATCATACGACAATTAATGACGAAGATAATGAGTTGGGATTCAAATTCAATAATCAACTGATTATGTTTGAAAACGGCAGTATTGATCTCTACAAAGATGGAAAAATCTGCGGCAAGTATGGAATTGAGGAGTTCTCACGAAAGCCCAATGCTGTATTCCGGAGAATTTTCAAGGATATTTGTTCCAATGAGGTGGAGTGA